Part of the Granulicella cerasi genome is shown below.
AGAAGCAACGCACCGCGATCGCGCGCGCCATCCTCCGCGATCCGCGCATTCTCATTCTCGACGATGCGCTCGCCTCGGTTGACACCTACACCGAAGAGCAGATCCTCAACGGCCTGCGCACGGTGATGCAGGGACGCACATCCATCCTGATCGCGCATCGTGTCTCGACCGCTCGCAGCGCAGACCGCATCGCGGTGCTCGTAGACGGTCGCGTTGCAGAGCTTGGCACGCATGACGAGCTGCTCGCACGTGGCGGTTACTACGCAGAACTGGCGGAAAAGCAAAGCCTCGAGCAAGAGCTCGAGGCCGTGTAAAGCTAACCAGACAACTAAGCAGCCAAGCTACGCAGCCCAGCCACGAGAAGTGCTCTCCGCAGCGAACTCCTGCGCTACAGCGTGTGTCGGTACAGCGGTGAACTTCTCTTCTCGCGTGCGAAGCTCTCGCGGAAGAATCTTGTTCGCCTCAGGATCACGAGCGACGACCATCCATGCATCACGCACATTGCGGATGCAGAGAATGATCTCCTGCAGCTCCTCTGCCGACGCGCGATGCGAAGCCTCCAGCGTCAACTGGAACATCGCTGCATAGAAATCTCCCAGGGCCTGCGCAGTTTTGCCGCCGACATCCGGCCTCAGTCGCGCTTGCAGGTACATCAGAATGTCGAGGGCCTTCTTCACCGCGATTCGACGGCCCCGCGCATCCTCTTCCTCCACCGCCATCACGGCACGGTAAAGGAAACGAATCGCTCCATCGTAGAGCGCAATGACAAGCTCAATGCCCGTGGCACCGCTCAAGGTCTGCTCACGATAACTATCCATCAACTGCTGCTCATCCATCATT
Proteins encoded:
- the fliS gene encoding flagellar export chaperone FliS gives rise to the protein MMDEQQLMDSYREQTLSGATGIELVIALYDGAIRFLYRAVMAVEEEDARGRRIAVKKALDILMYLQARLRPDVGGKTAQALGDFYAAMFQLTLEASHRASAEELQEIILCIRNVRDAWMVVARDPEANKILPRELRTREEKFTAVPTHAVAQEFAAESTSRGWAA